The following are encoded in a window of Halorarum salinum genomic DNA:
- a CDS encoding thiolase family protein yields the protein MATPVIAAAHRTPFGKGGGVFADTRSEDLSVALVDHVLEEYDLDPDDVDDLMWGVAQQRGEQDNNVARVVSLLSGLGEGTPATSINRWCASSMQAIISASDAVAAGNRDCILAGGVENMSRVPMDGDSYEHLHPELSERYNVFQLQMGMTAEKVAEEYGVSREAQDEYAARSHRRAAEATESGRFDDEIVPIETDEGVVTEDEGIRPDTDVETLAGLAPAFTGDGTVTAGNSSQISDGAAATLVCSREFADERGLEVLAEVGTNDVAGVDPTVMGIGPVPATRGLLERNGRSIDDYGLVELNEAFASQCEYARRELGVPEERYNVNGGAIAVGHPLGASGARLPVTLIHEMRKRDVDRGLAALCVGFGQGAAIEFSR from the coding sequence ATGGCAACGCCCGTCATCGCGGCCGCCCACCGGACCCCGTTCGGCAAGGGCGGCGGCGTCTTCGCCGACACGCGCAGCGAGGACCTCTCGGTCGCGCTCGTCGACCACGTCCTCGAGGAGTACGACCTGGACCCCGACGACGTCGACGACCTCATGTGGGGCGTCGCACAGCAGCGCGGCGAGCAGGACAACAACGTCGCGCGGGTCGTATCGCTCCTCTCGGGGCTCGGCGAGGGGACGCCGGCGACGAGCATCAACCGCTGGTGCGCCTCCTCGATGCAGGCGATCATCTCCGCGTCGGACGCCGTCGCGGCCGGGAACCGCGACTGCATACTCGCCGGCGGCGTCGAGAACATGTCCCGCGTGCCGATGGACGGCGACTCCTACGAGCACCTCCACCCCGAACTCTCGGAGCGGTACAACGTGTTCCAGCTCCAGATGGGGATGACCGCCGAGAAGGTCGCCGAGGAGTACGGCGTCTCCCGGGAGGCCCAGGACGAGTACGCGGCGCGGAGCCACCGCCGCGCCGCGGAGGCGACGGAGTCGGGCCGCTTCGACGACGAGATCGTCCCCATCGAGACGGACGAGGGCGTGGTGACCGAGGACGAGGGCATCCGTCCGGACACGGACGTCGAGACGCTCGCGGGCCTCGCGCCGGCGTTCACCGGCGACGGCACGGTGACGGCCGGGAACTCCTCGCAGATCTCGGACGGCGCGGCGGCGACGCTCGTCTGCTCGCGGGAGTTCGCGGACGAGCGCGGCCTGGAGGTGCTCGCGGAGGTCGGCACGAACGACGTCGCCGGCGTCGACCCGACGGTGATGGGAATCGGCCCGGTCCCGGCCACCCGCGGCCTGCTGGAGCGGAACGGCCGCTCCATCGACGACTACGGCCTCGTGGAACTGAACGAGGCGTTCGCCTCCCAGTGTGAGTACGCGCGTCGCGAGCTGGGTGTGCCGGAGGAACGGTACAACGTCAACGGCGGCGCGATCGCGGTCGGCCACCCGCTGGGCGCCTCGGGTGCTCGGCTGCCGGTGACGCTGATCCACGAGATGAGAAAGCGGGACGTGGACCGGGGGCTCGCGGCGCTGTGTGTCGGGTTCGGGCAGGGCGCGGCGATCGAATTCAGTCGGTAG